The Neoarius graeffei isolate fNeoGra1 chromosome 10, fNeoGra1.pri, whole genome shotgun sequence genome has a segment encoding these proteins:
- the LOC132892757 gene encoding H-2 class II histocompatibility antigen, E-S beta chain-like — MSELLRILLLLLPAILHTANGHSEATEYWCFWSADDLSDMELIDSYIFNKIKYAEYNSTVGKYVGYTAHGIYNAERWNNDTAGLESRKADLESYCKHNARLYYSNVLSKAVEPQVEVTLVKKSDGTHPARLMCSAYSFYPPNIEVTWLRNGKEIEGGVTSTEEMADGDWYYQIHSHLEYMPESGEEISCVVQHASFQKPMVYKWDPSMSEPDKSKIAIGASGLVLGIVLSAAGFIYYRKKCSGQWKIAGNLQTETCIRTSVYLLLKLKCY, encoded by the exons ATGTCGGAGCTGCTGAGAATACTGCTCCTCTTACTGCCTGCCATCCTGCACACAGCAA ATGGGCATTCCGAGGCAACGGAATATTGGTGCTTCTGGAGCGCTGATGATCTCAGTGACATGGAGCTAATAGATTCTTACATCTTCAATAAGATCAAATATGCAGAGTATAACAGCACTGTGGGGAAGTATGTGGGATACACTGCACACGGCATCTATAACGCAGAGAGATGGAACAATGACACTGCAGGGCTGGAATCGCGGAAAGCCGATCTGGAAAGTTACTGTAAGCACAATGCTCGGCTTTACTACAGCAACGTCCTCAGTAAAGCAG TTGAGCCTCAGGTTGAGGTCACTTTGGTAAAGAAGTCAGATGGCACTCACCCAGCCAGGCTGATGTGCAGCGCTTACAGCTTTTACCCCCCAAACATTGAGGTGACCTGGCTGAGAAACGGGAAAGAGATTGAGGGAGGTGTAACGTCCACTGAGGAGATGGCTGATGGAGACTGGTACTATCAGATCCACTCACATCTGGAGTACATGCCTGAATCTGGAGAGGAGATCTCCTGTGTGGTGCAACACGCCAGCTTCCAAAAGCCCATGGTCTATAAGTGGG ATCCCTCGATGTCTGAACCTGATAAGAGTAAGATTGCTATCGGGGCTTCAGGGCTGGTGTTGGGGATCGTGCTTTCAGCTGCTGGATTCATCTACTACAGGAAGAAATGCTCAGGTCAGTGGAAGATTGCAGGAAATCTACAAACAGAAACGTGTATTAGGACATCTGTGTATTTGTTATTAAAATTGAAGTGCTATTAA